In Arthrobacter citreus, a single genomic region encodes these proteins:
- a CDS encoding winged helix-turn-helix transcriptional regulator, with protein MSSSAQKYDVFQAIADPTRREVLKLLANNELPISEISSNFPMSRTAIAKHLHILSEAELISGRKVGRERRYKLQPEAFLEIKQWLSYYEQFWANKLSILQHLVENNEDQSIQIVKAKKDHIED; from the coding sequence GTGTCCAGTTCTGCACAAAAATATGACGTTTTTCAAGCGATAGCGGATCCTACGAGAAGAGAAGTACTTAAATTATTAGCAAATAATGAACTACCTATCTCTGAAATATCAAGTAATTTTCCAATGAGTCGAACAGCAATTGCAAAACATCTCCATATTCTTTCAGAAGCTGAACTAATAAGTGGAAGAAAAGTTGGCAGAGAAAGAAGATACAAACTTCAGCCAGAAGCATTTTTAGAAATCAAACAATGGTTATCCTATTACGAACAATTTTGGGCAAATAAATTATCCATCTTACAACATCTTGTTGAAAATAATGAAGACCAAAGCATACAAATAGTTAAAGCGAAAAAAGACCATATTGAAGATTAA
- a CDS encoding SRPBCC domain-containing protein, with product MGVQNQVEDIKQTLIYNAPIQKVWQVVSTSEGIAAWFMPNDFQPIVGYEFHLQGPFGASPCKVLEIDEPNLVSFSWDVDGWVVSFILKDLGEQTEFTLIHSGWKTADEILPKPNQKSAIVRDNMNGGWTGIVQKLKKVVEN from the coding sequence ATGGGAGTACAAAACCAAGTAGAAGATATTAAACAAACACTAATATACAATGCACCTATTCAAAAAGTATGGCAGGTAGTATCAACTTCTGAAGGTATTGCAGCCTGGTTTATGCCGAATGATTTTCAACCAATAGTTGGGTATGAATTTCATTTGCAAGGACCATTCGGTGCATCTCCTTGTAAAGTATTAGAAATTGATGAACCAAATCTAGTATCATTTTCTTGGGATGTTGACGGATGGGTAGTATCATTTATTTTAAAAGATTTAGGTGAACAAACAGAATTTACTTTAATTCATAGTGGCTGGAAAACAGCAGATGAAATTCTTCCAAAACCAAATCAAAAAAGTGCTATTGTCCGCGACAATATGAATGGTGGTTGGACAGGTATAGTTCAAAAACTTAAAAAGGTTGTTGAAAACTAG
- a CDS encoding GNAT family N-acetyltransferase: protein MQLSIREMTASYAIEIVNWRYVPPYDFYNIKSGKEELDELLNNQYKVIIDQNENLVGFYCTGQAAHVPKGNEFDVYNEKLIDIGLGVRPDLTGKGFGSQFFKFILGDIEDSTNHSAFRLTVAKFNSRAIRLYENFSFTKENEFHTERAKFITMVRRGNKIS, encoded by the coding sequence ATGCAGTTATCTATTAGAGAAATGACAGCTTCTTATGCAATTGAAATTGTTAATTGGAGATATGTACCACCATACGATTTTTATAATATTAAGTCGGGAAAAGAAGAATTAGATGAATTGTTAAACAATCAATATAAAGTAATAATTGACCAAAATGAGAACCTAGTAGGTTTTTATTGCACTGGACAGGCAGCTCATGTTCCAAAAGGAAACGAGTTTGATGTATATAACGAAAAATTGATTGATATCGGATTAGGTGTTAGACCAGATTTAACAGGGAAAGGGTTTGGAAGTCAATTTTTCAAATTTATTCTTGGAGATATCGAGGATTCAACAAATCATTCCGCGTTTAGATTAACAGTTGCAAAGTTTAATTCAAGAGCAATTCGACTATATGAAAATTTTAGCTTCACAAAAGAAAATGAGTTTCATACTGAGCGTGCAAAATTCATAACGATGGTTAGAAGAGGGAATAAAATTAGTTAG
- a CDS encoding CapA family protein, with amino-acid sequence MRSRKVKNTEKRKSNKVIVWIMVLALFGCISVFSYYVYEKIYVEENNLVKSDHKSSVGNAPKPIKKPEIKPPVQKPENHNTTKPQNVETTIKISAAGDFTLGSDVNFQYVNSFPAEANKNGLAYFTKGLNNIFKYDDLSTVNLETTFTNATKRASKTFRFKGKPAYAKILNLSGIEAVNLANNHIHDYLQKGYEDTINTLKKQKIGYFGYDNEYVTTIKGVKVAALGYEGWNDSPDLRVKINNDIQNLRKNGVKIIIIHFHWGIERDYVPNSIQKDLAHYSIDHGANLIVGHHPHVVQGIEEYKGKFIVYSLGNFMFGGNKNPKDKDTFVFQQTFHLTNGVLSNQKEIKVVPFSISSVTSRNNYQPLYLKGSEAQRVKKKIIYLSNKIKGSNWTKYEK; translated from the coding sequence ATGAGGAGTAGAAAGGTTAAGAACACCGAGAAAAGAAAAAGTAACAAAGTAATTGTTTGGATTATGGTGCTGGCACTATTTGGATGTATATCAGTGTTTAGCTATTATGTTTATGAGAAAATTTATGTAGAAGAAAACAATTTAGTAAAAAGCGATCATAAAAGTAGCGTAGGCAATGCTCCAAAACCGATAAAAAAGCCGGAGATCAAACCTCCTGTTCAAAAGCCTGAAAATCACAATACAACAAAACCTCAAAACGTCGAAACGACGATTAAAATTAGTGCAGCTGGTGACTTTACGCTTGGATCAGATGTGAACTTTCAATATGTAAACTCTTTTCCAGCAGAAGCTAATAAAAATGGATTAGCGTATTTTACAAAAGGCTTAAATAATATATTTAAATATGATGATTTATCGACTGTTAATTTAGAAACGACATTTACAAATGCTACTAAAAGAGCATCAAAAACGTTTCGCTTTAAAGGTAAACCGGCTTATGCGAAAATTTTAAATCTAAGTGGTATTGAAGCGGTTAATCTAGCTAACAACCATATTCATGATTATTTACAAAAAGGCTATGAAGATACAATAAACACTTTAAAGAAGCAAAAAATTGGTTATTTTGGTTATGACAATGAATATGTAACCACAATTAAAGGTGTGAAAGTAGCTGCACTCGGATATGAAGGGTGGAATGATTCACCTGATTTAAGAGTTAAAATTAATAATGATATTCAAAACTTACGAAAAAATGGCGTGAAAATCATCATTATTCATTTCCATTGGGGAATCGAACGCGATTATGTACCAAATAGTATTCAAAAGGATTTAGCACATTATTCGATTGACCACGGAGCAAATCTAATTGTTGGACACCACCCGCACGTCGTCCAAGGGATAGAAGAATACAAAGGAAAATTTATCGTCTATAGTTTAGGAAACTTTATGTTTGGTGGAAATAAAAATCCAAAAGATAAAGATACATTTGTTTTCCAACAAACATTTCATTTAACTAATGGAGTACTCTCTAATCAAAAGGAAATCAAAGTTGTGCCATTTTCTATTTCCTCGGTAACTAGTCGAAATAATTATCAACCATTATATTTAAAAGGATCAGAAGCACAAAGAGTTAAGAAAAAAATTATTTATCTTTCAAATAAAATCAAAGGATCAAATTGGACTAAATATGAAAAATAA
- a CDS encoding HAMP domain-containing histidine kinase — translation MKLSIKVKSSLFLAALLVGTVIVLSILVLQGIKQNQQKQTEETLARQSKLANVYVKQVYLSQTLDNPQEFFKQYGREIARQIGIISSLHVTIFNMSGKVVGDSLPLESTDIGDTLSYALKGKIAYQEKGDTLSYFAPIYNANKQIGVVQFDYSLINNQKFYDNTINLFIKIGLVTTILSFIIGYFFFYSLVMSILKLRKVTEEIKLGNYPERSILSRKDELGYLSQAIFYMSNEIQHNIKGIKQEKDNLQLAVEKLKILEKQQKQFIGSITHEFKTPLTVIRAYIDLLDMYSDDPKLLEEAISNIGKESLRLYDMVEKILKLAELEKYDFEIEKEAVDIKSLLEDICSRMKGKMTKFGLAIHTNFEHATILIDKESFTLIMMNLLDNAIKYNKPNGEISVSNIVENNQLIINVTDTGIGISKAAVDKIFEPFFTVNKDRSRQFGGSGLGLALTKDLIEKQSGTIQVESIEGSGSNFIIKFPIVK, via the coding sequence ATGAAATTAAGTATAAAAGTTAAGTCGAGCTTATTTTTAGCCGCATTATTAGTAGGAACTGTCATTGTATTAAGTATTTTAGTACTTCAAGGAATCAAACAAAATCAGCAAAAACAAACGGAAGAAACACTGGCTAGGCAAAGTAAGCTAGCAAACGTGTATGTAAAGCAGGTTTATTTAAGTCAAACATTAGATAACCCTCAAGAATTTTTTAAACAATATGGTCGGGAAATCGCTAGACAGATTGGCATTATTAGTAGTCTTCATGTCACGATTTTTAATATGTCAGGAAAAGTCGTAGGTGATTCTCTTCCATTAGAATCTACTGATATAGGAGATACATTGAGCTATGCATTAAAAGGTAAAATTGCATATCAGGAAAAAGGTGATACATTATCATACTTTGCACCTATTTATAATGCGAATAAACAAATCGGAGTTGTTCAATTCGATTATTCATTAATAAATAATCAGAAGTTTTATGATAATACAATTAATCTCTTTATTAAAATTGGTTTAGTTACTACTATTCTTAGTTTTATTATTGGATATTTCTTTTTTTATTCGCTCGTTATGAGTATTTTAAAACTTAGAAAAGTAACAGAGGAAATTAAATTAGGGAACTATCCGGAACGATCAATTTTAAGTCGAAAAGATGAATTAGGTTATTTAAGCCAAGCCATTTTCTATATGAGTAATGAAATTCAGCATAATATAAAAGGAATCAAGCAAGAAAAAGATAATCTTCAACTTGCAGTGGAAAAACTGAAAATCTTAGAAAAACAACAAAAACAATTTATAGGCTCAATTACACATGAATTTAAAACGCCTCTGACAGTTATAAGGGCTTATATTGACTTATTAGACATGTATTCAGATGATCCGAAATTATTAGAAGAAGCGATCAGTAATATAGGAAAGGAATCACTTCGCCTTTACGATATGGTAGAAAAAATTTTAAAATTAGCTGAACTTGAGAAATATGACTTTGAAATTGAGAAAGAAGCAGTCGATATAAAGTCTCTTTTAGAAGATATCTGTTCAAGAATGAAGGGGAAAATGACAAAGTTTGGATTAGCGATTCATACAAATTTTGAACATGCAACGATTTTAATAGATAAGGAAAGCTTTACATTAATTATGATGAACTTACTAGACAACGCAATTAAGTATAATAAACCGAATGGTGAAATAAGTGTTTCAAATATCGTAGAAAATAACCAGTTAATTATTAATGTAACTGATACGGGTATTGGAATTTCTAAAGCAGCAGTCGATAAAATATTTGAACCATTTTTTACTGTAAATAAGGATCGTTCGCGACAATTTGGAGGTTCTGGGCTAGGACTTGCATTAACGAAAGATTTAATTGAAAAGCAAAGCGGTACGATTCAAGTCGAATCAATTGAAGGTAGCGGATCAAATTTTATCATTAAATTTCCTATCGTAAAATAA
- a CDS encoding response regulator transcription factor, translated as MQGKVLIVDDEKSIVDPLTYAFRREGYDVESAFNGKEALEKISTFNPDILISDIMMPVMNGLDLCKQIGNKNGLGIILLTAKDDIIDRVLGLEFGADDYITKPFDIRELIARTRSLLRRLKKQSSPDENKTISINKLQVIPSQRKVVIDGTNIELTPKEFDLLVLLISNIDRIYSRDELLDLVWGIEYIGGTRTVDIHIQRLRKKLGNSYQHIVQTVFGVGYKISSETK; from the coding sequence TTGCAAGGGAAAGTATTAATTGTAGATGATGAAAAAAGTATCGTAGATCCATTAACATATGCATTTCGTAGAGAAGGATATGATGTAGAAAGCGCATTTAATGGAAAAGAAGCACTAGAAAAAATCTCGACTTTTAATCCGGATATTCTAATCTCGGATATTATGATGCCTGTAATGAATGGTTTGGATTTATGTAAACAAATTGGTAATAAAAATGGACTTGGCATTATTTTACTTACAGCTAAAGACGATATTATTGATCGTGTTTTAGGATTAGAGTTTGGAGCAGACGATTATATAACAAAACCATTTGATATTAGAGAATTAATAGCTAGAACTAGATCACTACTTCGAAGATTAAAAAAGCAATCATCTCCTGATGAAAATAAAACGATTTCAATTAATAAGCTTCAAGTCATTCCGTCGCAAAGAAAAGTTGTCATTGATGGCACAAATATTGAATTAACCCCTAAGGAATTTGACTTACTAGTATTATTAATTTCTAATATTGATCGAATTTATAGTCGAGATGAATTATTAGATTTAGTATGGGGGATTGAGTATATCGGTGGTACAAGAACTGTCGATATTCATATCCAACGCTTACGAAAAAAGCTAGGGAATTCATACCAACATATCGTTCAAACTGTTTTTGGGGTTGGATATAAAATATCTAGTGAAACGAAATGA
- a CDS encoding class I SAM-dependent methyltransferase yields the protein MIKNAVESVIDCMASGNGMSDIQRIQTEHRFKLVEFWNIKEGSKVLEIGCGQGDTTAVLAYVVGENGLVHGVDIGSKTYGSPISLGDSAEFLMNSKLGHQLKMEFEVDLLSPAIDFSENEFDYIVMSHCSWYFKSQEEFGTLLTKIKKWGKTLCFAEWDTRVSSIEQYPHLLSILIQAQYESFKQDSESNVRTLLTPNDIKTICESSGWNINNETAIFSPQLHDCNWEINKTLSDIEVELSNVEAMPSKLTGLIRSEVKMLEDFIENNEIKPLSIFAFTAQ from the coding sequence ATGATTAAAAATGCAGTTGAATCGGTTATTGATTGTATGGCATCAGGTAATGGGATGTCTGACATACAAAGAATACAAACGGAGCATCGTTTTAAATTAGTTGAATTTTGGAATATAAAAGAAGGAAGTAAAGTACTTGAAATAGGCTGTGGTCAAGGAGATACGACTGCCGTTTTAGCATACGTAGTCGGGGAAAATGGATTAGTTCATGGAGTTGATATAGGTTCAAAAACGTATGGAAGTCCAATTTCATTAGGAGACTCAGCAGAATTTTTAATGAATTCGAAATTAGGGCATCAATTAAAGATGGAGTTTGAAGTTGACTTATTATCACCAGCTATTGATTTTTCGGAAAATGAATTTGATTATATCGTAATGTCTCACTGCTCATGGTATTTCAAATCGCAAGAAGAGTTTGGGACATTATTAACTAAAATTAAAAAATGGGGCAAAACACTATGCTTTGCTGAATGGGACACAAGAGTTAGCTCAATTGAGCAGTACCCACATTTATTATCGATTTTAATTCAAGCTCAGTACGAATCATTTAAACAAGATAGTGAATCTAATGTTCGAACTCTTTTAACTCCGAATGATATAAAAACTATTTGTGAAAGCTCCGGCTGGAACATAAATAATGAGACAGCAATATTTTCACCACAATTACATGATTGTAATTGGGAAATTAATAAAACATTATCAGATATTGAAGTTGAACTAAGTAATGTAGAAGCCATGCCAAGTAAATTAACGGGACTGATTCGGTCAGAAGTTAAAATGCTAGAAGATTTTATTGAGAATAATGAAATCAAGCCATTATCGATATTTGCTTTTACAGCGCAATAA
- a CDS encoding flavin monoamine oxidase family protein, producing MISIIRSGLRKTQFSKKVIIVGAGMAGLTAASLLKDAGHQVTIIEANDRIGGRAYTLRSPFSNGLYLNAGPLRIPNIHHLTLEYIRKFKLPVNEFINETPNDIIYANGIMTNEANYKINPDILNYPVAQNEKRKTSDALLNQALQPFIDFINQNPLTNWELVEKRYGNISFGSFLNSYFSIGAVDMIGVLLDFEAFMGMSFLEVLREQVAFNSATKFYEITGGMDLLPKAFLPQLKDNIHLNQKLMKIIQNDKFVTIQTTDNKTSNQFTLNADLAIIAIPFSLLRFVEIEPFNSVSYYKRKAIREINYMSATKIGIEFKSRFWEKHGQFGGKSTTDLPSRLALYPSIDIGKSGPAVVNASYTWADEALTLSSLTEEERIYYTLRDMSKIWGNQVYSEFVTGTSFNWSQNSFSVGAFTFFEPGQEEELNSYISSPEGRLHFAGEHASRSHAWIQGAIESGIQAANEVNNLMT from the coding sequence ATGATTTCTATTATTCGAAGCGGTCTTAGAAAAACCCAATTCTCCAAAAAAGTAATTATAGTAGGCGCAGGTATGGCCGGATTGACAGCTGCTTCTTTACTAAAAGATGCGGGGCATCAAGTTACAATTATTGAGGCAAATGATCGAATTGGAGGTCGTGCCTATACGTTGCGTTCTCCCTTTAGTAATGGACTATATTTAAACGCAGGACCTTTACGAATCCCCAATATCCATCATTTGACATTAGAATATATTCGAAAGTTTAAATTGCCAGTAAATGAGTTTATTAATGAAACGCCAAACGATATTATTTATGCAAACGGAATAATGACGAATGAAGCTAATTATAAAATTAATCCTGACATTTTAAATTATCCAGTAGCACAAAACGAAAAAAGAAAAACTTCTGATGCTTTATTGAATCAAGCATTGCAGCCATTTATCGATTTTATTAATCAAAATCCATTAACGAATTGGGAACTAGTCGAAAAAAGGTACGGCAATATTTCATTTGGTTCTTTTTTAAATTCCTATTTTTCAATAGGAGCAGTCGACATGATTGGTGTGCTCCTTGATTTCGAAGCATTTATGGGGATGTCCTTTTTAGAGGTATTAAGGGAACAGGTCGCTTTTAATTCAGCAACAAAATTTTATGAAATAACAGGTGGTATGGATCTATTACCAAAAGCATTCCTACCACAATTAAAAGATAATATTCATCTCAACCAAAAGCTGATGAAAATTATTCAAAACGATAAATTTGTAACCATTCAAACGACTGATAATAAAACCTCCAATCAATTCACGCTAAACGCTGATCTTGCCATTATCGCTATTCCATTTTCACTCTTAAGATTTGTAGAAATTGAACCATTCAATTCGGTTTCTTACTATAAACGTAAAGCAATTCGTGAAATTAACTACATGTCTGCAACGAAAATTGGAATAGAGTTTAAAAGTAGATTTTGGGAAAAACATGGTCAATTCGGCGGGAAATCTACAACCGATTTACCTAGTAGACTTGCACTCTATCCTAGTATTGATATTGGCAAATCAGGGCCTGCTGTAGTAAACGCAAGCTACACTTGGGCAGATGAGGCGCTAACGTTAAGTAGTTTAACAGAAGAAGAACGTATTTATTATACTTTACGAGACATGTCTAAAATATGGGGAAACCAAGTTTATTCTGAATTCGTAACGGGAACTTCCTTTAACTGGAGTCAAAATTCATTTTCTGTTGGTGCTTTTACTTTTTTCGAGCCTGGGCAAGAGGAAGAACTCAATTCTTATATAAGTAGTCCTGAAGGTAGACTGCATTTCGCAGGTGAACATGCTTCGCGTTCTCATGCTTGGATTCAAGGTGCCATTGAATCTGGGATCCAAGCAGC